Part of the Streptomyces sp. NBC_01264 genome, GCGGAGTTCGCTCCGTACGTGCTCGCGAAGCACTGACGCGTAGCGAAGCACGGGCGCGTACCGGAGCGCTGACGCGTACTGGATGAACGGCTGAGGGCCCCCGCTGCTGCGGGGGCCCTCAGTCATGTGGTGCGCCGGTGCGGTTACTTGAACTTGCCGCTCACGGCGTCGAAGACGCCCTTGGCCTCCGGACCCAGCCGGGGACCGGCCAGCCAGCCCGCCTTGGCGGGGCCGATGGAGGTGTTCGACACCAGCGCGGGCTTGCCGTCGGCGCCCGCGGCGACCCAGCCGCCGCCCGAGGAACCGCCGGTCATCGTGCAGCCGATGCGGTACATCGTGGGGTCGGTCGCGTTCAGCGACAGCCGGCCCGGCTTGTCGACGCACTGGAAGGTCTTCTGGCCGTCGAACGGAGCCGCCGCCGGGTAACCGGTGGCCGTCATCTTCGCGATCTTGGGCGCGGCCGCGGCGTTGAACTCCACCGGAAGCGCCGTACCGACCGTCTCCTCCAGCGACTTGCCGCCACCCTTCTCCGGGGTCACGTGCAGGACCGCGAAGTCGTACGGGGCACCCGCGCCGCCGGTCGGACCGCCGGTCGCGATCCACTGGTCGGAGGTCTGGGCCCAGTCGCTCCACCACACGCCGTACGGGGCGACTTCCTCGCGCGGCGCGCCCTTCAGCGCGGCCGCGCTCTTGCCCTTGTTGTTGTACGACGGGACGAAGGCGATGTTGCGGTACCAGCCGCCGGCCTTGCCCGCGTGCACGCAGTGGCCGGCCGTCCAGACCATGTTGGACTTGCCGGGGTGCGCCGGGTCCTTGACCACGGTCGCCGAGCAGACCATCGATCCCTCGGGGCCGTCGAAGAAGACCTTGCCGGAGGCGGGGACGCTCTGATGGTAGGGCGCTGCCGCGGCCTTGGCGGTCACCGGGGCCGGGGTCGGGTCGGTGACGCCCTGGTCCTTGCCGGCGTCGGGGTCGACGGCGGGGGGCTGCGGCATCTTGTCGGCGTCGCGCATCCGGTCCGAGTCCCAGAGGTCCTCGATGATCGGGTTGATGTAGTCGCCCGCCTCGCGGAGCCAGTCCTCCTTCTTCCAGTTCTTCCACTCACCCCCCTTCCACTTCTCCAGGTCGATGCCGTGCTCCTTGAGCTTGTCCCGGAGCCCCTCGGGGATCTTCACCCCGTCGAGGCTGGTGGGCACGCTCACCGCCACGGTCGGCTTGGCGTCGGTCTCACCGTCGCCGGGTCCGCACGCCGCGGCGGTCAGCGCGAGCGCGGCCGAGCACAGGATCGCGGTGACCGGTCGGATCGGTCGCATGTCGTGAATCCCCCTGGATGGTTCTTGGTTCGGGATGGTGCCTGGGTAGACGGGCGCCTGGGTTGCAGCACCCCACTATGCCGCTGCCGTGGGGGACGGCACAGCCCGGGGCGCCGGTTCCGCCGGGACGGACAAGGATCTGGCGGCGGACGGGGATCTCGGGCGGGACGGGGACCTCGGGCAAGACGAGGACCTCGGGCAGGACAAGGACCTCGGGCGGGACGAGGACCTCGGGCCGGGCGGGATGATCCCCGGCCGGGCAAGGATCTTGGGCCCACCCGTGATCCGTCGCCGCCACCGTCGTTGGTACGTACGGGGGATGGGGGAGCAGCGTGGGTGTTCGAAGCGCACCCCGGAAGGGCAACCGTGCGGGAGGAGCGACACTCGTGCCTTTGACGGCTTGGACGGGCGAGGAGGCCACGGCCGGGGCACAGGTCCCCGCGCGGGCGGCCCGGATCATGGAGAACCGGGCCACGGAGACACGGCACTTCGCCGAACGGGGTCCGGGGCCGGGGCCGGGTCCGGATGGGGTTTCGGGTCCGGCCGGGGCTTCCGGTTCGGCCGGGGTTTCGGGCGAGGGGATCCTGCGCAGGCAGGCACAACGGGAGTCCGCGGCACGGACGTACGCACGCTCCCTGCCCATCGTGCCCGTGCGCGCAAGGGGGTTGACCATCGAGGGCGCGGACGGACGCCGCTACCTCGACTGCCTCTCCGGCGCCGGAACCCTCGCGCTCGGCCACAACCACCCGGTGGTGCTCGAAGCCATCCGCGGGGTCCTCGACTCGGGGGCCCCGCTGCACGTTCTGGACCTCGCGACACCGGTCAAGGACGCCTTCACCACCGAGCTGTTCGCCAACCTGCCGGCGGAGCTGGCCGCCGACGCCCGCATCCAGTTCTGCGGTCCGGCCGGGACGGACGCGGTGGAGGCCGCGCTCACCCTCGTCCGTACCGCGACCGGCCGGTCGGGGCTGCTCGCCTTCACCGGCGCCTACCACGGGATGACCGCGGGGGCGCTGGCCGCCTCCGGCGGGGCCACGGACGTACGGGTGACCCGGCTGCCGTATCCGCAGGACCACCGCTGCCCGTTCGGAGTCGGCGGGGCCGAGGGGGCGGAACTGTCGGCCCGTTGGACGCGGAGCCTGCTGGACGACCCCAAGAGCGGGGTGACCGCGCCGGCCGGAATGATCGTCGAACCCGTCCAGGGAGAGGGCGGAGTCCACCCCGCCCCCGACGCCTGGCTGCGCAGGATGCGGGAGATCACGGCGGAGCGGGGGATCCCGCTGATCGCCGACGAGGTCCAGACGGGGGTCGGGCGCACCGGAGCCTTCTGGGGGGTCGACCACGCGGGGGTCGTCCCCGACGTGATGGTGCTCTCCAAGGCCATCGGGGGCAGCCTGCCGCTCGCGGTGATCGTGTACCGCGCGGAGCTGGACCAGTGGGCCCCGGGCGCCCACGCCGGCACCTTCCGCGGCAACCAGCTCGCCATGGCGGCGGGCACCGCGACCCTGGCCTTCGTCCGGGAGAACGCCCTCGCGGAGCGCGCGGCGACCCTGGGCGCGCACATGCTCACCGCTCTGCGCGGCCTGATCCCGGCCCATCCCTGCGTGGCGGACGTACGGGGCCGCGGCCTGATGCTCGGCGTCGAACTTGCCGACCCGGACACGGGGGAGTCCGCGCCCGCCCTCGCGGCAGCCGTCCGCCAGGCGTGCCTGGACCGCGGCCTGATCGTGGAACTCGGCGGCCGCCACTCCAGCGTCGTCCGCCTCCTCCCCCCGCTCACCCTGACCGACGAACAGGCCGCGGCCGTCCTCGACCGCCTCGCCGACGCCATCTCCGCCGCCACCCGCCGCTAAGGACCCCCATGCCCGCCCCCCTCCACCCCGCGTCCCCGCTCCCCCCGACAGGCTCGGGCCCCCCGCTCCGCCCACCCACCCCGGCCCCCACCCACCCCTCGGCCACGGAGCCCCGGACCCTTCCCGCGCCCCCACCGTCGGCAGCACAGGACGCCACCTCGTCCCCGCAGCCGGCCCCGCGGTCCGCTACGTCGGGCCCCTCCTCCAGCCCGGCCACCCTGGCGGTGCCGCCGTCCGCAGCATCGGGCGCCACCTCGGCCCCGCCGTTCCTGGCGTCGGGCCCCAGCTTCCCGTCGGCTGCTCCCACGGCGGGGCCGTCCGTGGGGTTGGGCGCCACCCTCCCCTCGGCCGTTCCTACCGAGTCCCCGGCTCCTCTCGCGATGGCGCCGTCCACAGCGGTGGGCGCCTCCTTCACCCCGGCCACTTCGGCGCCACAGCCGTCCGCGGTGTCGGGTACCCCCTCGTCGGCGCATCCCACGGTGGGGCCGTTCGCGGCGTTGGGCGTCGCCCGCCCCTCGGCCGTTCCCACGGAGTCCCCGGCCGCCGCGGTCACGCCGTCCTCGGCGTCGGGCGCCACCTTCACCCCGGCCACCCTGACGGCACAGCCTGCCTCTGCGGCGGGTCCCGTCTTGCCCTCGGACGGTCCTACGGAGTCTTCGGCCGCTCCCGCGGTGGTGCCATCTGCGGGGTTCGGTGCCACCTCCCCCTCGGCCACCGTGGCGGCACTGCCGTCCGTGGCGCCGGGTACCCCCTCCTCGGCCGCTCCCCCAGCGGCGCTGTCCGTGGCGGTGGGTGTCACCTCCACCTCGGCCGCTCCCACGGAGCCCCAGGCCCCCTCCACGGCGCCGCCGCTCACCCCCTCGGGCCCCGCCCTCGGGGCGCCCGTTTCCGCGCAGCCACCTGCCAACCCCCCGCAGCCGCAGCAGACTTTGACCGCTGTCACCCCATCTCCGCCGACTCCGGCTCCGCTGGGATCTGTACGACCTCAGGCCGCCGCCACCCCGCTCACCACGGCGCCGGGGTCATCACAGCCTCCGACCGCGTCCGACCCAGCGCCCACGCGCGCCACCCCGCTGCGGTCCCCCTCTGCTCCGGCCGAGCCCGCGCCGCCGATGCCGACGCACGCTGAGCCACTGCCGTCACCGCACTCCCCACTTGCCCCTGTCCTCCCGGCCGCTTCTTCGCCGCCCACGTCCGTGGCTGCCGAACCGCAACGGCTGCCGCTCGCTCCGGCTGAGCCCGCGCCGCTGACGCCGATGCCCGCTGGGCCAGCGCTGTCGCCGGACTCGGCACCGACCCCCGCCCACGCGCTGACGGGTTCTACGGATCCGTTGGGTTCGCCGCTCCCCCCGACTGCACCTGTGCCACTCGCCTCCGAGCCTGATGAGGCCGCCCTGCCGCCGGCACCGGCTGATCCGGTGCTGTCGCGCCATTCCGCGCCGACCGCGCCCGCCGCCCCTCCGCCATCAGCGCCCGCTGATCGGCTGGGTTCGCCGCTCCCGTCGGCCGCAGCCATGGCGCCTTCAGCACCTGGCGATGCGCCACGGTCCTTGCCCGCTCCAGCCGAGTCCGTCCTCCCATCGCCGATGCCGTCCGCGCCCGCCACCGGGCTACCGCTGTCGGCGCATGTCGATCCGCTACGGTCCCTCCTCGCTGCGGCCACGCCGCAGCCGGTGCCCGCCGCTACAACGCCGATGTCGGCACCAACCCTGGAGACGCCACCGAGGGGTGGGATCGATCCGGTCCCTCCGAACGCCCAGGGCTCTCCCGCTGCCCGCGGCTACGGACACACGCCGACGACGCCCCTCCCCGGCAACTCTTCACCGCAGCCTGCTCAGGGGGAGTCCAGACTCCCCTCAACGGCGTCAGCCCCTCATCCCGACATCCTGCCCATGGCCGCGCCGGCTTCGGCTGCCGCACCCGGGCACCAGCCCTCGCACTTTCCGAACGCAGGCCTCCCACAGCACCCCGGCTCCACCCCCGAGGCCCAACGAACTACTTCGAGCGCGCCGACACCTCCCCCCGCCGACCCAGCCGGGCCCAACCCGCCATGGACCCCGACCATCGAATCCACGCCCACCCCAGCCGGGGGAGCCGGGCCCGTGTCACGGTCGCCCTCGACCTCCGGAGCGGACCCCATGTCGCCGCCCACCTCAGCCGGCGGAGCCGGGCCTGTGCCGCCGTCGCACCCGACCTCCGGAGCGGAGCCCACGTCGCCGTCGGCCCCAGCCTGGGGGGCCGGGCCCGTGCTGCTGTCGCCCCCGACCTCCGGAGCGGACCCCATGCCGACGCCCACCCCAGCCGGGGGA contains:
- a CDS encoding diaminobutyrate--2-oxoglutarate transaminase family protein, whose protein sequence is MENRATETRHFAERGPGPGPGPDGVSGPAGASGSAGVSGEGILRRQAQRESAARTYARSLPIVPVRARGLTIEGADGRRYLDCLSGAGTLALGHNHPVVLEAIRGVLDSGAPLHVLDLATPVKDAFTTELFANLPAELAADARIQFCGPAGTDAVEAALTLVRTATGRSGLLAFTGAYHGMTAGALAASGGATDVRVTRLPYPQDHRCPFGVGGAEGAELSARWTRSLLDDPKSGVTAPAGMIVEPVQGEGGVHPAPDAWLRRMREITAERGIPLIADEVQTGVGRTGAFWGVDHAGVVPDVMVLSKAIGGSLPLAVIVYRAELDQWAPGAHAGTFRGNQLAMAAGTATLAFVRENALAERAATLGAHMLTALRGLIPAHPCVADVRGRGLMLGVELADPDTGESAPALAAAVRQACLDRGLIVELGGRHSSVVRLLPPLTLTDEQAAAVLDRLADAISAATRR
- a CDS encoding trypsin-like serine peptidase, whose product is MRPIRPVTAILCSAALALTAAACGPGDGETDAKPTVAVSVPTSLDGVKIPEGLRDKLKEHGIDLEKWKGGEWKNWKKEDWLREAGDYINPIIEDLWDSDRMRDADKMPQPPAVDPDAGKDQGVTDPTPAPVTAKAAAAPYHQSVPASGKVFFDGPEGSMVCSATVVKDPAHPGKSNMVWTAGHCVHAGKAGGWYRNIAFVPSYNNKGKSAAALKGAPREEVAPYGVWWSDWAQTSDQWIATGGPTGGAGAPYDFAVLHVTPEKGGGKSLEETVGTALPVEFNAAAAPKIAKMTATGYPAAAPFDGQKTFQCVDKPGRLSLNATDPTMYRIGCTMTGGSSGGGWVAAGADGKPALVSNTSIGPAKAGWLAGPRLGPEAKGVFDAVSGKFK